One stretch of Daphnia pulicaria isolate SC F1-1A chromosome 8, SC_F0-13Bv2, whole genome shotgun sequence DNA includes these proteins:
- the LOC124312189 gene encoding uncharacterized protein LOC124312189, giving the protein MNSSLLSEFSVKTFKRLTTVDFYVMFVKSNVHMNLLVQPAGEWCVDLLHADCGDCVVCKLCPPVGGVSVRECVTKFRHLFLRWLNRSEQCYSNMSKFLPFSKWSLPCHEDASLRGSLLYCKTKM; this is encoded by the exons ATGAATAGCTCTTTGCTATCTGAATTTTCAGTTAAGACTTTTAAAAGATTGACAACTGTTGATTTCTATGTAATGTTTGTAAAA TCCAATGTGCACATGAATTTATTggtgcagccagctggtgaatGGTGTGTTGACCTGTTGCATGCAGACTGTGGTGATTGTGtc GTGTGTAAATTGTGTCCACCAGTTGGCGGAGTGTCTGTTCGTGAGTGCGTGACGAAATTCCGCCATTTGTTTTTGAGATG GCTGAATCGAAGTGAACAATGCTACAGCAA CATGTCGAAGTTCTTGCCTTTCTCCAAGTGGTCGCTGCCGTGTCATGAAGATGCGTCGTTGAGAGGGTCTCTACTATATTGCAAGACAAAAATgtga